A stretch of the Archangium violaceum genome encodes the following:
- a CDS encoding acyl--CoA ligase has protein sequence MYRADTVVGLIEHGREDDRAIGAPGRPGLTHGGLRALARSTVAALNALGIGCGDRVALVLPNGPEMATAFIAFACGATTAPLNPAYRAEELEFYLSDLNARALVILEGMESPARAVAAARGIPVIELVPDSSGPAGLFSLKPERPFSGTPARAGFAGAEDVALVLHTSGTTARPKIVPLRHVNVTASAFHIGQTLELGREDVCLNIMPLFHIHGLIAAVLASLAAGGEVVCTPGFNALKFFSWFEEIRPTWYTAVPTMHQAILGRAGRNAGLIRAGRLRLIRSSSASLPPQVMQELEQVFGVPVIESYGMTEASHQMASNPLPPRPRYAGSVGIAAGPEVAIMDEAGNPLPPGSLGEVVIRGRNVMAGYENNPEANARAFSNGWFRTGDQGVLDEAGYLRLTGRLKEIINRGGEKISPLEIDTVLMDHPAVRQVVTFAMPHPKLGEEVAAAVVLREGASAGERELQDFVSARLADFKVPRKILFLPEIPKGATGKLQRIGLAARLGLTS, from the coding sequence CATGGTGGCCTGCGGGCGCTCGCTCGGAGCACCGTCGCGGCGCTGAATGCACTGGGCATCGGATGTGGCGATCGGGTCGCCCTGGTGCTGCCCAACGGGCCGGAGATGGCGACGGCCTTCATTGCCTTCGCCTGCGGCGCCACCACCGCGCCGCTCAATCCCGCCTACCGGGCGGAGGAGCTCGAGTTCTACCTCTCGGACCTGAATGCCCGGGCGCTCGTCATCCTCGAGGGGATGGAGAGCCCGGCGCGCGCCGTTGCCGCAGCGCGAGGCATCCCGGTCATCGAGCTGGTTCCAGACTCGAGCGGGCCCGCCGGTCTCTTCTCCTTGAAACCGGAGCGGCCGTTCTCCGGCACGCCGGCACGGGCGGGCTTCGCCGGGGCCGAGGACGTGGCGCTCGTGCTCCACACCTCCGGGACGACGGCGCGGCCGAAGATCGTCCCCCTGCGCCACGTCAACGTCACGGCCTCCGCCTTCCACATCGGCCAGACGTTGGAGTTGGGGCGCGAGGACGTCTGCCTCAACATCATGCCGCTCTTCCACATCCACGGCCTCATCGCGGCGGTGCTGGCGAGCCTCGCGGCGGGTGGCGAGGTGGTATGCACGCCGGGCTTCAACGCGCTCAAGTTCTTCTCCTGGTTCGAGGAGATCCGGCCCACCTGGTACACGGCGGTGCCCACCATGCACCAGGCCATCCTCGGCCGGGCGGGCCGCAACGCCGGGCTCATCCGGGCCGGGCGGCTGCGCCTCATCCGCTCGTCCTCCGCGTCGCTGCCACCGCAGGTGATGCAGGAGCTCGAGCAGGTGTTCGGCGTGCCCGTCATCGAGAGCTACGGCATGACGGAGGCCTCGCACCAGATGGCCTCGAACCCGCTGCCGCCGAGGCCTCGTTACGCGGGCTCGGTGGGGATCGCCGCGGGGCCGGAGGTCGCCATCATGGACGAGGCCGGAAACCCGCTGCCTCCGGGCTCGCTCGGCGAGGTCGTCATCCGGGGCCGCAACGTCATGGCCGGCTACGAGAACAACCCCGAGGCCAACGCCAGGGCCTTCTCCAACGGCTGGTTCCGCACCGGGGACCAGGGCGTGCTCGACGAGGCCGGCTACCTGCGGCTCACCGGCCGGCTCAAGGAGATCATCAACCGGGGAGGCGAGAAGATCAGCCCGCTGGAGATCGACACGGTGCTGATGGACCACCCGGCGGTGCGGCAGGTGGTGACGTTCGCCATGCCGCACCCGAAGCTGGGCGAGGAGGTCGCCGCCGCCGTGGTGCTGCGCGAGGGCGCGAGCGCGGGAGAGCGGGAGCTCCAGGACTTCGTCTCCGCGCGCCTGGCCGACTTCAAGGTGCCGCGCAAAATCCTCTTCCTCCCGGAGATTCCCAAGGGAGCGACGGGCAAGTTGCAGCGCATCGGCCTCGCCGCGCGCCTGGGGCTCACGTCATGA
- a CDS encoding 2-dehydropantoate 2-reductase, with the protein MRIAIFGAGAIGGFLGVRLLQAGADVTFIARGAHLAAMLERGVTLRSGGERVTVRPRCTDDPAEAGPQDSVLITLKAHSLPAAAAQMQPLLGPETSLVTGINGVPYWYFHGLEGPFRDRHVESVDPGGTLWETLHPSRAIGAVLYPAAEVMEPGVIEHTYGDRVTLGEPDGSRSPRVEALSKLFIQAGLKSPVRPRIRDEIWVKLWGNLAFNPLSALTGATLDRLATQADLRAVARTMMVEAQAVAEALGVRFPIDVDKRIQGAAEVGAHKTSMLQDLERGRPMEIDALLGAVVELGQLVGRPMPTCDMVLALVRERARRAGCYPAAHP; encoded by the coding sequence ATGAGGATCGCGATCTTCGGAGCGGGAGCGATTGGCGGGTTCCTCGGCGTCCGGCTGCTCCAGGCGGGCGCGGACGTCACCTTCATCGCGCGCGGAGCCCACCTGGCCGCGATGCTCGAGAGGGGCGTTACCCTGCGCAGCGGCGGTGAGCGCGTCACCGTCCGGCCGCGTTGCACGGACGACCCGGCCGAGGCGGGGCCACAGGACTCCGTCCTCATCACGCTGAAGGCGCACTCCCTGCCAGCGGCGGCGGCGCAGATGCAGCCCCTGCTGGGCCCCGAGACGTCGCTCGTCACGGGCATCAACGGCGTGCCCTACTGGTACTTCCACGGCCTCGAGGGGCCCTTCCGCGACCGGCACGTGGAGAGCGTGGATCCGGGGGGGACGCTCTGGGAGACGCTGCATCCCTCGCGTGCCATCGGCGCGGTGCTCTACCCGGCGGCCGAGGTGATGGAGCCCGGCGTCATCGAGCACACCTACGGCGACCGCGTCACCCTGGGCGAACCCGATGGCAGCAGGAGCCCCCGCGTCGAGGCCCTGTCGAAGCTGTTCATCCAGGCGGGGCTGAAGTCACCGGTCCGCCCGCGCATCCGGGACGAAATCTGGGTCAAGCTCTGGGGCAACCTCGCCTTCAATCCGCTCTCGGCGCTCACGGGCGCGACGCTCGACCGGCTCGCGACCCAGGCGGACCTCCGGGCGGTGGCGCGCACCATGATGGTCGAGGCCCAGGCCGTCGCCGAGGCCCTGGGCGTGCGCTTCCCCATCGACGTGGACAAGCGGATTCAGGGCGCGGCGGAGGTCGGCGCGCACAAGACCTCCATGCTGCAGGACCTCGAGCGTGGCCGGCCGATGGAGATCGACGCGCTGCTGGGCGCGGTGGTGGAGCTCGGCCAGCTCGTGGGCAGGCCGATGCCCACGTGCGACATGGTGCTGGCGCTGGTGCGCGAGCGCGCGCGTCGGGCGGGCTGCTACCCGGCCGCCCATCCGTAA
- a CDS encoding sensor histidine kinase produces the protein MRLRMRLALTTAAMALPITLVMTGLRNTVEVNARKAVLAEYALATLQAGEREHCEAAPETWSRQPPRPPPPPERKGERPPPPPRGDRPGPRPEREQEVQLFAYDAHFTSRNPAAPPLDAKLVEALRRGEDIASRSATYGPMGPSEVLVRMPWGSGPCAFVLVKRREPRDTGMLKGLLPPADMWLMPTIVALAGVLLTLGPVVRRLRQLTGEVRTFVRSAYQGTLTVHGNDEISELARAFDEAGREVHAQMDLKEKREQTLRTFLENTTHDVMIPLTVLQGHLAELQRRAARGEPVDAAIVTAASQESHYMAALIHNLGAAARLEAGEPALQRASVDLNALVERCMSRHRPIARQLGVALECAVPEPPVVVEGDVTLIEQAVSNIIYNAMRYNSREGHVAVVLERTPGEGFRLRVLDDGPGIPESELSRIIERRVRGDAARTRGVHGHGLGLNIAWQVTVLHGWKLELGRSEYGGLQVDFLGALTPGSVQGEGSKMVGIA, from the coding sequence ATGAGGCTCCGGATGCGGCTGGCGCTCACGACGGCGGCGATGGCGCTGCCCATCACGCTGGTCATGACGGGGCTCCGCAACACCGTCGAGGTGAACGCGCGCAAGGCGGTCCTCGCCGAGTATGCGCTCGCGACCCTGCAGGCGGGCGAACGAGAACACTGTGAGGCCGCCCCAGAGACCTGGAGCAGGCAACCCCCCCGTCCCCCTCCCCCTCCGGAGAGGAAGGGGGAGCGGCCTCCGCCACCGCCTCGCGGGGACCGCCCGGGACCGCGTCCGGAACGGGAACAGGAGGTTCAGCTCTTCGCCTACGACGCCCACTTCACGTCCCGCAACCCCGCCGCTCCCCCCCTGGACGCGAAGCTCGTGGAGGCCCTGCGGCGGGGAGAGGACATCGCCAGCCGCTCCGCCACGTACGGCCCGATGGGCCCGAGCGAGGTGCTGGTCCGGATGCCCTGGGGCTCCGGGCCGTGCGCCTTCGTGCTCGTCAAGAGACGGGAGCCGCGCGACACGGGGATGTTGAAGGGCCTGCTCCCCCCGGCCGACATGTGGCTGATGCCCACGATCGTCGCCCTGGCCGGAGTGCTGCTCACCCTCGGGCCGGTGGTGCGCCGCCTCCGCCAGCTCACCGGCGAGGTGCGGACCTTCGTCCGCAGCGCCTACCAGGGGACCCTCACCGTCCACGGCAACGATGAGATCTCCGAGCTGGCGCGCGCCTTCGACGAGGCGGGGCGCGAGGTGCACGCGCAGATGGACCTCAAGGAGAAGCGGGAGCAGACGCTGCGCACCTTCCTGGAGAACACCACGCACGACGTGATGATCCCCCTCACGGTGCTCCAGGGGCACCTGGCCGAGCTGCAACGACGCGCGGCCCGGGGAGAGCCGGTGGACGCGGCGATCGTCACGGCGGCCAGCCAGGAGTCCCACTACATGGCGGCGCTCATCCACAACCTGGGCGCCGCGGCCCGGCTGGAGGCGGGCGAGCCGGCCCTGCAGCGCGCGTCAGTGGACCTCAACGCCCTGGTGGAGCGGTGCATGAGCCGCCACCGGCCCATCGCGCGGCAGCTCGGCGTGGCGCTCGAGTGCGCCGTGCCGGAGCCGCCCGTGGTGGTGGAGGGAGACGTCACGCTCATCGAGCAGGCGGTGAGCAACATCATCTACAACGCCATGCGCTACAACTCGCGCGAGGGCCATGTCGCCGTCGTGCTCGAGCGAACGCCGGGAGAGGGCTTCCGCCTGCGGGTGCTCGACGACGGACCCGGCATCCCCGAGAGCGAGCTGTCGCGCATCATCGAGCGGCGCGTCCGGGGCGACGCGGCACGCACGCGCGGAGTCCACGGGCACGGCCTGGGCCTCAACATCGCCTGGCAGGTGACGGTGCTGCACGGGTGGAAGTTGGAGCTGGGGCGCTCGGAGTACGGCGGGCTCCAGGTGGACTTCCTGGGCGCGCTGACGCCCGGCTCCGTTCAGGGTGAAGGCAGCAAGATGGTGGGCATCGCGTAG
- a CDS encoding response regulator transcription factor → MAERILLIEDDPQLGAQIVDCLGRAGFEPTWWTEGRPLQSGDVAAYRLVILDLMLPGTHGMDMLRRMRDGSDVPVLILSARNDTADKVRALKLGADDYMTKPFWPEELVERVRARLRRPAMQRQGGVEIGALHVDLESREVRVQGEPVELTRVEFDLLAALARRPGAAVTRQWLVENVLDPEREGTERTLDVHVSRLRRKLGPGRYIETVWGIGYRLGGEEP, encoded by the coding sequence ATGGCCGAGCGCATTCTGCTCATCGAAGACGACCCTCAGTTGGGAGCTCAAATCGTCGACTGCCTCGGCCGCGCGGGCTTCGAGCCCACGTGGTGGACCGAGGGCCGACCCCTGCAATCCGGGGACGTGGCGGCCTACCGGCTCGTCATCCTGGACCTGATGCTCCCGGGAACTCATGGGATGGACATGCTGCGGCGGATGCGTGACGGATCGGACGTGCCGGTGCTCATCCTCAGCGCGCGCAATGACACCGCGGACAAGGTGCGGGCGCTGAAGCTGGGAGCCGACGACTACATGACCAAGCCCTTCTGGCCCGAGGAGTTGGTCGAGCGCGTGCGCGCACGGCTACGACGCCCGGCGATGCAGCGGCAGGGAGGTGTGGAGATCGGCGCGCTCCACGTGGACCTCGAGAGCCGCGAGGTGCGTGTCCAGGGCGAGCCGGTGGAGCTGACACGCGTGGAGTTCGACCTGCTGGCCGCGCTCGCCCGCCGTCCAGGGGCCGCGGTGACACGCCAGTGGCTGGTGGAGAACGTGTTGGATCCAGAGCGCGAAGGCACCGAGCGGACGCTGGACGTGCACGTGTCGCGGCTGCGGCGCAAGCTGGGTCCTGGCAGGTACATCGAGACGGTGTGGGGCATCGGCTACCGGCTCGGTGGAGAGGAGCCATGA